Proteins encoded in a region of the Mucilaginibacter sabulilitoris genome:
- a CDS encoding ABC transporter permease, whose product MIKNYFKIAFRNFRRHKLFTFINIIGLSIGISSALVIYLIVHFDFTFNQSFPDGDRIYRVVSNYTFAGEEAHNRGVSGPVPEAVRTAVSGVEITAPFFNLSQPNVLIPTKSGMPVKFKIQDNVILTDSRYFNLLSYTWLAGNVKTALNEPNQVVLTTDQANKYFPKTSYNQMLGRVVTYDTVNTTVTGIVEPLKGNTDFAFHDFISYTTAKNNTALSDELRLDNWGGTTSDSQLFIKLSPNTTVAHVEKQLNELLKKHDPPKPSNKGNTRNFSLQPLNDLHFNNIYGTFNSGRTANKSTLYGLLAIGLFLLILGCINFINLTTAQSSQRAREIGIRKTMGSTRTQLIVQFLSETFLITTIAVIIAVLLAPVILKLFADFIPEGISVNIIQQPGLMLFLVILTVVVTLLSGFYPAMVLSGYQPVLVLKNQAVNSNSKTRTAFLRKSLTVAQFVIAQFFIMATVLVSKQIYYVLHKDLGFKKDAIIIINSPWKNRTDSRNHVFMNKLQAIPQVTMISVGKDAPSSNGSNSTEATYKDGKKEVKINLELKFGDQHYIDVYKIKLLAGRNIQIADTGRAFLINNTCARIFGFKNPQDAVGKQIDNFNGDKKIEIVGVVADFHHESLHSPIKPLAILTSNEHYNHGTFHIALKPQSANGGDWKKAINSMQQAWKEIYPDDDFEYHFFDENLAQLYDSEQHTSTLLAWATGLSIFISCLGLLGLAMYTTNLRTKEIGVRKVLGASVAQIVTLLSTELVLLTILAFVLVTPLAWYAMNKWMQSFADRTTISWWIFALSGTGMLVAALITLSFQTVKAAIANPVNSLRSE is encoded by the coding sequence ATGATAAAAAATTATTTCAAAATTGCGTTTCGTAATTTTCGGAGGCATAAGCTTTTTACGTTTATTAATATTATTGGTTTATCCATTGGTATCAGTTCGGCCCTTGTTATCTACCTTATTGTTCATTTTGATTTCACCTTTAACCAGTCTTTCCCTGATGGCGACCGCATTTACAGGGTGGTTTCTAACTACACCTTTGCTGGCGAAGAAGCACACAACCGCGGGGTTTCTGGGCCCGTACCTGAGGCGGTAAGGACAGCAGTAAGCGGTGTCGAAATAACGGCTCCATTTTTTAACCTGTCGCAGCCTAATGTATTGATTCCAACAAAATCGGGCATGCCGGTTAAGTTCAAAATACAGGATAATGTGATATTAACTGATAGCCGTTATTTTAATTTATTAAGCTACACCTGGCTCGCCGGTAATGTTAAAACCGCATTAAACGAACCCAACCAGGTGGTGCTCACTACAGATCAGGCTAATAAATATTTCCCTAAAACGTCCTATAACCAAATGCTTGGCCGTGTGGTAACTTACGATACCGTGAACACAACGGTTACCGGCATTGTAGAACCATTGAAGGGCAATACCGATTTTGCCTTTCACGATTTTATATCATATACCACGGCAAAGAACAATACGGCCCTTTCAGACGAGTTACGACTTGATAACTGGGGTGGCACAACCTCCGACTCACAGCTTTTTATTAAGCTTTCACCAAATACTACAGTAGCACATGTAGAAAAACAATTAAATGAATTGCTAAAAAAGCATGATCCACCAAAGCCGTCGAATAAAGGCAATACCCGTAATTTCAGTTTACAACCACTAAACGATCTGCACTTTAATAATATATATGGCACATTTAATTCGGGCCGTACCGCTAATAAATCAACGCTATATGGGTTGTTGGCTATTGGATTGTTTCTCCTGATATTAGGATGTATTAACTTTATAAACTTAACAACGGCCCAATCCTCACAGCGGGCAAGGGAAATAGGTATTCGTAAAACAATGGGGAGTACACGCACCCAGTTAATTGTACAATTTTTAAGCGAAACCTTCCTGATTACTACTATTGCAGTAATAATAGCAGTCTTGCTTGCTCCGGTGATATTGAAGCTTTTTGCCGATTTTATCCCGGAAGGTATAAGTGTAAATATTATTCAACAACCTGGCCTGATGTTGTTCTTAGTAATACTCACCGTGGTGGTAACCCTGCTTTCCGGTTTCTATCCAGCTATGGTGTTATCCGGTTACCAGCCTGTTTTAGTGTTAAAAAATCAGGCCGTTAATAGCAACAGTAAAACAAGAACTGCCTTTTTACGAAAATCGTTAACAGTAGCCCAGTTTGTAATAGCCCAGTTTTTTATAATGGCTACCGTATTGGTTAGCAAGCAGATTTATTATGTACTCCACAAAGATCTGGGCTTTAAAAAGGATGCTATTATCATTATAAACTCTCCGTGGAAAAACCGGACAGACAGCCGTAATCATGTGTTTATGAATAAGCTGCAGGCTATTCCGCAGGTAACAATGATAAGTGTTGGAAAAGACGCGCCATCATCCAATGGGAGCAATTCTACAGAAGCTACTTATAAAGACGGCAAAAAAGAGGTCAAGATAAACCTGGAATTAAAATTCGGCGATCAGCATTATATTGATGTGTATAAGATTAAACTGCTCGCTGGGCGTAATATACAAATAGCGGATACCGGCAGGGCATTCCTGATCAATAATACCTGTGCAAGAATATTTGGGTTTAAAAATCCGCAGGATGCTGTTGGTAAACAGATAGACAATTTCAACGGCGATAAAAAAATAGAGATCGTAGGCGTAGTGGCCGATTTTCATCACGAGTCGTTGCATTCGCCTATTAAACCTTTGGCTATTTTAACAAGTAATGAACACTATAATCATGGTACGTTTCATATCGCGTTAAAACCGCAATCGGCAAACGGGGGCGACTGGAAAAAAGCGATCAACAGCATGCAGCAAGCCTGGAAGGAAATATATCCGGATGATGATTTTGAATATCATTTTTTTGATGAAAACTTAGCACAGCTTTATGATAGCGAGCAACATACTTCAACATTGCTCGCCTGGGCTACCGGACTATCTATATTTATTAGCTGCCTTGGCTTACTGGGATTGGCCATGTACACTACCAATTTGCGTACAAAAGAGATAGGCGTACGTAAGGTGTTGGGCGCATCGGTTGCCCAGATAGTTACCCTTTTATCTACCGAATTGGTGTTGTTAACTATATTGGCTTTTGTGTTGGTTACACCGCTGGCCTGGTATGCCATGAATAAATGGATGCAAAGCTTTGCCGACCGCACTACCATAAGCTGGTGGATATTTGCTTTAAGTGGTACAGGTATGCTGGTTGCGGCGTTAATTACATTAAGTTTTCAAACGGTTAAAGCCGCTATTGCCAACCCAGTTAACAGCCTGAGGAGTGAATAA
- a CDS encoding ABC transporter permease gives MIKNYFKIAWRNLIRNKGFSITNLLGLTIGITCTIFIFLWVKNELTYDKAHANYKTIYQVVANRDFKNSIFTDKNMVFPLAKALESGYPQIKNAVLTSHLEQHQVNFGETRIKKHGYYVGGRYFDMFSWKFIKGNAAVAITDPLSIVITESTAKSLFGSADPINKTIKIDNNEVHKVTAVLADLPGNTTQQFDFIIPYNFSSADVKNAMTRWEGSSWEVYIQTVDNPNIPQLEKYITGVMFQHNKDKISTYFTFPMNKWHLYSDFKDGKNVGGMIEYVRFFTVIAIIILLIACVNFMNLSTARSEKRAKEVGIRKTLGSDKKQLISQFFLESMILVLIAFICAIMAVYLLLPSFNLLVGKQLYLNISEPVFWMGAIIIILFTGVIAGSYPALYLSSFSPVKVLKGTFVAGKGAIAPRKILVVFQFVGSILLISATIIVYQQIQHIKDRNIGYNPNNLIMTPSTAATDKNFASIKNDLLKTGLIKNVTRTSWMVTEISWRSGPPDWEGKPANANIIFSNMTADVDYVKTMGIKLLQGHEFTGMPSDTSAVLLNKAAVEAMQIKKPIGMQLRYDNHKYTVIGVTDNVVMLSPYMPVDPMMVFSDHNNSGYINLRLNNDVKPQQAIQLLRNIYAKYSPADIFEYQFVDDEFGKKFLTEELISRITNIFAGLAIFICCIGLAGLASFTIEKRFREIGIRKVLGATIQQLLVLISTEFLKLVLIAFVIATPLAWWLMHNWLQKYTYHVNISIWLFGVVGILILLLTLIVVSLNTMRAAMANPVKSLRSE, from the coding sequence ATGATAAAAAATTATTTCAAAATTGCGTGGCGAAACCTGATCAGAAATAAAGGTTTTTCTATAACAAACCTGCTTGGGCTTACCATCGGGATTACCTGCACTATCTTTATTTTTTTGTGGGTAAAGAATGAGCTTACTTATGATAAGGCCCATGCAAACTATAAAACAATTTACCAGGTAGTAGCTAACCGCGATTTTAAAAACAGCATTTTCACTGATAAGAACATGGTGTTTCCGCTGGCTAAGGCACTGGAAAGCGGGTATCCTCAAATAAAAAACGCGGTACTTACGTCTCATTTAGAGCAGCACCAGGTTAATTTTGGCGAAACCCGCATTAAAAAGCATGGATATTATGTTGGGGGCAGGTATTTTGATATGTTTTCCTGGAAGTTTATTAAAGGTAATGCAGCTGTTGCCATAACTGATCCATTGTCAATTGTGATCACCGAATCAACTGCCAAAAGCTTATTTGGCAGTGCTGACCCCATTAATAAGACAATAAAGATTGATAATAACGAAGTACACAAGGTTACTGCCGTACTGGCCGATTTGCCTGGTAATACCACCCAGCAATTTGACTTTATTATACCTTACAACTTTTCAAGTGCTGATGTTAAGAACGCCATGACCCGGTGGGAAGGCTCATCATGGGAAGTATATATACAAACGGTGGATAATCCAAATATTCCGCAGCTTGAGAAATATATTACCGGTGTTATGTTTCAGCATAATAAAGATAAAATCAGCACTTATTTTACTTTTCCGATGAATAAGTGGCACCTGTATAGCGATTTTAAAGATGGTAAGAACGTTGGCGGTATGATTGAGTACGTTCGTTTCTTTACTGTAATTGCCATCATAATATTGTTGATTGCCTGTGTTAATTTTATGAACCTTTCAACTGCCCGGTCAGAAAAACGGGCCAAAGAGGTGGGTATACGGAAAACACTGGGCTCGGACAAAAAGCAACTGATATCACAATTCTTTTTAGAGTCGATGATATTGGTGCTTATTGCTTTTATATGTGCTATAATGGCGGTTTATCTGTTACTTCCATCATTTAACCTGTTGGTTGGTAAACAATTATATTTAAATATTTCGGAGCCGGTATTTTGGATGGGCGCAATTATTATCATCCTGTTTACCGGTGTAATAGCAGGCAGTTACCCTGCATTGTATTTATCGTCATTTAGCCCGGTGAAAGTGTTGAAAGGCACGTTTGTGGCAGGTAAGGGTGCAATAGCACCGCGCAAAATATTGGTGGTGTTTCAATTTGTTGGATCAATTTTGCTGATCTCGGCTACTATTATTGTTTATCAGCAAATACAACATATTAAAGATCGGAATATAGGATACAATCCAAACAACCTGATCATGACGCCATCTACAGCGGCAACTGATAAAAACTTTGCATCTATTAAAAACGATCTGCTGAAAACCGGGCTTATCAAAAATGTTACCCGTACCTCATGGATGGTAACGGAAATATCCTGGAGATCGGGTCCACCGGATTGGGAGGGTAAGCCTGCAAATGCCAATATTATATTTTCGAACATGACAGCTGACGTTGATTATGTTAAAACCATGGGTATTAAACTGCTGCAAGGACATGAATTTACAGGGATGCCATCTGATACTTCGGCTGTATTGTTGAATAAAGCGGCGGTTGAAGCCATGCAAATCAAAAAACCAATTGGTATGCAATTACGGTATGACAATCATAAATATACGGTAATTGGGGTAACCGATAATGTGGTGATGTTATCGCCATACATGCCTGTTGATCCGATGATGGTTTTTTCCGATCATAACAATTCGGGTTATATAAACCTAAGGCTAAATAATGACGTAAAACCCCAGCAAGCCATACAATTACTGCGAAATATTTACGCGAAATATAGTCCGGCTGATATTTTTGAATACCAGTTTGTGGATGATGAGTTTGGTAAAAAGTTTTTGACCGAAGAACTGATAAGCCGTATCACTAATATTTTTGCCGGCCTGGCTATTTTTATATGTTGTATAGGCTTAGCCGGTCTGGCATCGTTCACCATCGAAAAACGTTTCAGGGAAATAGGGATACGCAAGGTTTTAGGAGCAACCATACAACAGTTATTGGTATTAATATCTACCGAATTTTTAAAATTAGTGCTGATAGCCTTTGTAATTGCAACGCCCCTGGCCTGGTGGTTAATGCATAACTGGCTTCAAAAATATACATACCATGTCAATATCAGCATATGGTTATTTGGGGTAGTGGGCATATTGATATTGCTGTTAACACTCATTGTAGTAAGCCTTAATACTATGAGGGCTGCAATGGCTAATCCGGTGAAGAGTTTACGGAGTGAGTAG
- a CDS encoding ABC transporter permease, whose protein sequence is MIHNYFKIAWRNLRKHQFYTLINVFGLSLSIACGIILYQFITYHLSFDTYHHDAKQLYKIVNQVHFDDGVILYDQGAPMVLARAIKTELPQIKDAGLLIRKQSFTIAVSQNDAAGRKLFYEKENVGLADKHWFNMLDYAWLQGSATNAFNDPYNAVITHKLAQKYFGTDDVMGRVIRLNNKYNFKITGVLKDNVSNTDFKCDMFLSQSFLKILYPDIQKDWQENWAFSDSRNVLFLSLPPNLSPKTVEAAITKAAGKEISKSYKFLLQPLNEVHFDGRYSGVIQKSLLVTLGIVGLLLIVIACVNFVNMATAQSFKRAKEIGTRKVLGGTPTSIFFQFIAETFLIVLFAGLLAMLFVFLFLPVLNSWLQTMLTFSLVNDWKLFGFIGIMMIMITMAAGFYPALILSGFKPVNALKNQVGNQSQSTGFSRKSLIVIQNIIAQVLIIGTIIITMQVRYLKTADLGYNKTGVIMLPLPDFDKGKTDFLRNRLLANPGINAVSYCYRAPSSTADKGGSIKYDGRDWEKFVGRTIMGDAGYAKTFGLNIIAGRNIAESDTAMEYLINEKLMHKLGINDLQQVIGRKFTAGDLSNNAGTIVGVVKDFNAKSLYTPIEAEYISTFRSAYQYIGVRINMKNQSAAMAQIQKTWQSVFPDNVFEYHFLDEQIADFY, encoded by the coding sequence ATGATACATAATTACTTCAAAATAGCCTGGCGCAATTTACGGAAACATCAGTTTTATACGCTTATAAACGTATTTGGCTTGTCGTTAAGCATAGCTTGTGGTATTATCCTGTATCAGTTTATTACTTATCACCTTAGTTTTGATACGTATCATCATGATGCCAAACAGCTTTATAAAATTGTAAACCAGGTACATTTTGATGATGGTGTAATATTATACGACCAGGGCGCTCCTATGGTTTTAGCGAGAGCGATAAAGACCGAACTTCCGCAGATCAAAGATGCCGGACTACTCATCAGGAAACAATCATTTACTATTGCCGTTTCGCAGAATGATGCTGCAGGCCGCAAATTATTTTATGAAAAAGAAAACGTTGGACTTGCCGATAAGCACTGGTTTAATATGCTTGACTATGCCTGGCTTCAGGGAAGTGCTACTAACGCGTTTAATGATCCGTACAATGCAGTTATTACGCATAAGCTGGCTCAAAAATACTTTGGTACAGATGATGTAATGGGCAGGGTTATCCGCCTGAACAACAAGTACAACTTTAAGATAACCGGTGTACTAAAGGACAATGTTAGCAATACCGACTTTAAATGCGATATGTTTCTATCGCAAAGCTTCCTGAAAATTTTATATCCTGATATTCAAAAAGATTGGCAGGAAAACTGGGCGTTTTCTGATTCGCGGAATGTGCTGTTTTTGTCGCTCCCCCCAAACTTATCTCCTAAAACGGTTGAAGCGGCAATTACCAAAGCCGCTGGAAAAGAGATCTCAAAGTCGTACAAGTTTTTACTACAACCCTTAAATGAGGTACACTTTGACGGCCGGTACAGCGGAGTGATACAAAAATCATTACTGGTTACGCTGGGCATTGTAGGTTTATTATTGATTGTAATAGCCTGTGTTAATTTTGTTAACATGGCTACAGCCCAAAGCTTTAAACGTGCCAAAGAAATAGGAACACGCAAGGTTTTAGGCGGCACACCAACATCAATATTTTTTCAGTTCATTGCCGAAACTTTCCTTATTGTTTTATTTGCCGGTTTGCTGGCCATGCTGTTTGTATTCCTGTTTTTACCGGTGTTAAATTCATGGCTCCAAACCATGCTTACTTTCAGCTTGGTAAATGATTGGAAACTGTTTGGTTTTATAGGCATAATGATGATAATGATCACTATGGCGGCTGGTTTTTACCCGGCCCTGATTTTGAGTGGGTTTAAACCGGTAAACGCGTTAAAAAACCAGGTGGGTAATCAGTCACAATCAACTGGGTTTAGCCGCAAAAGCCTTATCGTAATTCAAAATATTATTGCGCAGGTGCTTATCATCGGCACCATTATCATTACCATGCAGGTAAGGTATCTGAAAACCGCAGACCTCGGGTATAACAAAACAGGTGTTATAATGCTGCCATTGCCCGATTTTGATAAGGGAAAAACCGATTTTTTGCGTAACCGGTTATTGGCAAATCCGGGGATCAATGCGGTTTCGTATTGTTACAGGGCGCCATCGTCAACGGCAGATAAAGGCGGTTCTATCAAATATGATGGCCGCGACTGGGAGAAATTTGTTGGACGTACCATTATGGGTGACGCCGGTTATGCCAAAACATTTGGTCTGAACATCATTGCGGGCAGAAACATAGCCGAAAGCGATACCGCAATGGAATATTTGATTAACGAAAAATTAATGCACAAGCTGGGGATCAATGATCTGCAGCAGGTTATCGGGCGTAAATTTACGGCAGGCGATCTGTCTAATAACGCGGGCACAATAGTGGGGGTTGTGAAAGATTTTAATGCAAAATCATTGTATACACCAATTGAGGCAGAGTACATCAGTACTTTCCGGTCAGCCTATCAGTATATCGGGGTACGGATAAATATGAAAAACCAGTCGGCCGCAATGGCGCAGATACAAAAGACATGGCAGTCGGTTTTTCCGGATAATGTATTTGAATACCATTTTCTGGATGAACAGATAGCAGACTTTTATTAA
- a CDS encoding GNAT family N-acetyltransferase, whose protein sequence is MRSEIYNLMLPLLDDPSGMYAMDDLNAYVDKIMQKACVISVMEEGVLQGFLAYYANDHVNKVAFLSMVVISPSVRKMGYGRRLVDFFIADLVLKGFKKCLTEVREDNIKAQNICKRVGFSCIGKKDKYLVMEKMLS, encoded by the coding sequence ATGAGATCTGAAATTTACAATTTAATGCTCCCCTTACTTGACGACCCCAGCGGAATGTACGCTATGGACGATTTGAATGCTTATGTAGATAAGATCATGCAAAAAGCTTGTGTAATTTCGGTAATGGAGGAAGGGGTATTGCAGGGATTTTTAGCATATTATGCCAATGACCATGTAAATAAAGTTGCATTTTTATCAATGGTTGTGATTTCGCCATCCGTACGAAAAATGGGATATGGCAGAAGGCTGGTTGACTTTTTTATTGCCGACCTGGTACTTAAAGGGTTTAAGAAATGCCTTACTGAAGTAAGAGAAGACAATATAAAAGCCCAAAATATATGTAAGCGGGTTGGTTTTTCCTGTATAGGAAAAAAGGACAAATACCTGGTTATGGAGAAAATGTTATCGTGA
- a CDS encoding ABC transporter permease, producing MAIFISCLGLLGLISLLTLQRTKEIGIRKVLGASITNITTLLSADFLKLVLIAVIIASPLAWFMMSKYLQNFAYRIDIQWWIFAVTAAIALLIAFVTVSFQSVKAAMANPINSLRNE from the coding sequence ATAGCCATTTTTATAAGTTGCCTGGGTTTACTCGGTCTCATATCATTATTGACGCTGCAACGTACAAAAGAGATAGGCATAAGAAAGGTGCTGGGAGCGTCAATAACCAATATTACCACATTATTATCGGCCGATTTTTTAAAATTAGTGTTGATTGCGGTAATTATAGCATCTCCGCTCGCATGGTTCATGATGAGTAAGTACCTGCAGAATTTTGCTTACCGAATTGACATCCAGTGGTGGATATTTGCCGTTACCGCTGCTATCGCTTTACTAATTGCTTTTGTAACCGTTAGTTTTCAGTCTGTAAAGGCGGCTATGGCTAATCCAATAAATAGCCTGCGGAACGAATAA